TGGTATCGCGACAGAAGCACTCCAGGAAGTATTGACATACGCTTTTGGCACGCTTCAGTTGAATCGGATCGAAGGCGGCTGCGATGTAGACAATACCGGTTCTGAAAGAGTCATGCTGAAAGCCGGCATGAGCTTTGAAGGGATTTTAAGAAAAAATGAACGCATCAAAGGAGAATTTCGGGACACCAAAATTTTCTCGATCTTGAAAAGTGAATTTGATTCGGTGCGCACATCTTTTGCTAAGTAAAACCACTAATAGGATTGTCGCTTCTGGTAAAGGCAAGTGGACGGACATTGACCATATGAACAGATGAGCCAAACAGGTAAGGCGGTTCATATCGATTGTCGACAATGTTTGTAGAAAGTAAGAAAGGGGATTTATTGAAAGAGAACCATTTCACTCTCGAAGATGCGGCAACTGGTTTTAGTGGCCGGACAAAGAGGAGATTGGAGGAATCCAAATGAAAATATTGATCACGGGTGCGACCGACGGCATTGGTCTAGCGACAGCTAAAAAGTTAACGCAGCAAGGCCACCATGTTCTGCTTCATGGCCGCAATAAAGACAAGCTGGAGGCTGTAGCTAAAGAGCTTGGGGAAGACAAGACAGAACAATGGGTAGCTGATTTTTCAAAGCTTGCGGAAGTAAAAGAGCTTGCGGAAAAAATCGCGGCCAAACACAAACACTTGGATGTCCTGATCAATAATGCAGGTGTCTTCAATGCAAACGATGCGGTGACGGAGGATGGATTGGATATCCGGTTTGCAGTCAATACAGTAGCTCCTTATCTATTAACTAAGTCGCTGCTGCCGTTGATGAATGAATCGGGCCGTATTATTAACTTGTCTTCTGTCGCACAACAGCCGTTGGACATGGAAGCGCTCATGGGACAAAAAAAGATAAGCGATGGCCAAGCCTATGCACAAAGCAAACTCGGTTTGACGATGTGGTCC
This is a stretch of genomic DNA from Planococcus maritimus. It encodes these proteins:
- a CDS encoding SDR family NAD(P)-dependent oxidoreductase, with amino-acid sequence MKILITGATDGIGLATAKKLTQQGHHVLLHGRNKDKLEAVAKELGEDKTEQWVADFSKLAEVKELAEKIAAKHKHLDVLINNAGVFNANDAVTEDGLDIRFAVNTVAPYLLTKSLLPLMNESGRIINLSSVAQQPLDMEALMGQKKISDGQAYAQSKLGLTMWSIKLAKHVIPVVVAINPKSLLGTKMVKKAFGTEGHDLTIGADLLCRAALTEEFADADGKYYDNDQEAFGEPHPDATDAQKATELMKRMDTLFE